The following proteins are co-located in the Clavibacter capsici genome:
- the xylA gene encoding xylose isomerase, with amino-acid sequence MALTPTREDKFSFGLWTIGYTGADPFGGPTRSDLDVVEGVERISELGAYGLTFHDDDLFAFGSTDAERQKQIDRLKGALSDTGIVVPMVTTNLFSAPVFKDGGFTSNDRAVRRFAIRKVLRNIDLAAELGAQTFVMWGGREGAEYDSAKDVRGALERYREAVNLLGDYVTDKGYDIRFAIEPKPNEPRGDILLPTLGHALAFIETLERPELVGVNPEVGHEQMAGLNFTAGIMQALYQGKLFHIDLNGQRGIKYDQDLVFGHGDLQNAFSLVDLLENGGVGGGRSYDGPRHFDYKPSRTEDITGVWDSAAANMRMYLLLKERAQAFRADPEVQEALAAAKVQDIYTPTLNEGESYDDILADRSSYEDFAADEYFDAKGFGFVRLNQLALEHLMGARS; translated from the coding sequence ATGGCGCTCACCCCCACCCGCGAGGACAAGTTCTCGTTCGGACTCTGGACCATCGGATACACGGGGGCCGACCCCTTCGGCGGCCCGACCCGCTCCGACCTCGACGTGGTCGAGGGCGTGGAGCGCATCTCGGAGCTGGGCGCCTACGGCCTCACGTTCCACGACGACGACCTCTTCGCCTTCGGATCCACCGACGCGGAGCGCCAGAAGCAGATCGACCGCCTCAAGGGCGCGCTGAGCGACACCGGCATCGTCGTGCCGATGGTCACCACGAACCTCTTCTCGGCCCCCGTCTTCAAGGACGGCGGCTTCACCTCCAACGACCGCGCCGTCCGCCGGTTCGCGATCCGCAAGGTGCTCCGCAACATCGACCTCGCCGCCGAGCTCGGCGCGCAGACGTTCGTGATGTGGGGCGGCCGCGAGGGCGCCGAGTACGACTCCGCCAAGGACGTCCGCGGCGCGCTCGAGCGCTACCGCGAGGCCGTCAACCTCCTCGGCGACTACGTCACCGACAAGGGCTACGACATCCGCTTCGCCATCGAGCCGAAGCCCAACGAGCCCCGCGGCGACATCCTGCTGCCGACCCTGGGCCACGCCCTCGCCTTCATCGAGACCCTCGAGCGCCCCGAGCTCGTCGGCGTGAACCCCGAGGTCGGCCACGAGCAGATGGCGGGCCTCAACTTCACCGCCGGCATCATGCAGGCGCTGTACCAGGGAAAGCTCTTCCACATCGACCTCAACGGCCAGCGCGGCATCAAGTACGACCAGGACCTCGTCTTCGGCCACGGCGACCTGCAGAACGCGTTCTCGCTCGTCGACCTGCTGGAGAACGGCGGCGTGGGCGGCGGCCGCTCCTACGACGGCCCCCGTCACTTCGACTACAAGCCCAGCCGCACCGAGGACATCACGGGCGTGTGGGACTCCGCCGCGGCGAACATGCGCATGTACCTGCTCCTCAAGGAGCGCGCGCAGGCCTTCCGCGCCGACCCCGAGGTCCAGGAGGCGCTGGCCGCCGCCAAGGTCCAGGACATCTACACGCCGACGCTGAACGAGGGCGAGTCCTACGACGACATCCTCGCCGACCGCTCCTCCTACGAGGACTTCGCGGCCGACGAGTACTTCGACGCGAAGGGCTTCGGATTCGTCCGCCTCAACCAGCTGGCGCTCGAGCACCTGATGGGCGCGCGCTCCTAG
- a CDS encoding GNAT family N-acetyltransferase translates to MSAPPPGADERAELADGIWMRPARITDAVALAEAYRANREHLRPFEPARTDAFFTSAGQRAQLAGRVAERAAGSGLPYLVVEGDRIIGRCDLFAVKRGAAQSASLGYWIDRDRQGIGLATAAARHAVRIARAAGLHRLEASTLVGNGGSEEVLRRAGFVAIGVAPAYLRIDGAWSDHTLWQRVVDGAR, encoded by the coding sequence GTGAGCGCCCCGCCGCCCGGCGCGGACGAGCGCGCGGAGCTCGCCGACGGCATCTGGATGCGGCCCGCGCGGATCACCGACGCGGTCGCGCTCGCCGAGGCGTACCGCGCGAACCGGGAGCACCTCCGCCCGTTCGAGCCGGCGCGCACCGACGCGTTCTTCACGTCGGCGGGGCAGCGCGCGCAGCTCGCGGGCCGGGTCGCCGAGCGGGCCGCCGGATCCGGGCTGCCGTACCTCGTCGTGGAGGGGGACCGGATCATCGGGCGCTGCGACCTCTTCGCGGTGAAGCGCGGGGCGGCGCAGAGCGCGAGCCTCGGCTACTGGATCGACCGCGACCGGCAGGGGATCGGCCTCGCCACGGCCGCCGCGCGGCACGCGGTCCGCATCGCACGGGCCGCCGGGCTGCACCGGCTGGAGGCGTCGACGCTCGTGGGGAACGGCGGATCCGAGGAGGTGCTCCGGCGGGCCGGCTTCGTCGCGATCGGCGTCGCGCCCGCCTACCTGCGGATCGACGGCGCGTGGAGCGACCATACGCTCTGGCAGCGGGTGGTCGACGGCGCGCGCTGA
- a CDS encoding L-ribulose-5-phosphate 4-epimerase: protein MSTYAPEIEVAVARVRSEVSRLHGELVRYGLVVWTGGNVSGRVPGADLFVIKPSGVSYDDLSPENMILCDLDGNVIPDTPGSRNAPSSDTAAHAYVYRNMPEVGGVVHTHSTYAVAWAARREPIPCVITAMADEFGGEIPVGPFAIIGDDSIGCGIVETLTGHRSRAVLMAGHGPFTIGKDAKDAVKAAVMVEDVARTVHISRQLGEPAPLPAEAVDSLFDRYQNVYGQAPQGALK from the coding sequence GTGAGCACCTACGCACCCGAGATCGAGGTCGCGGTCGCCCGCGTCCGCTCCGAGGTCTCCCGCCTGCACGGCGAGCTCGTGCGCTACGGCCTCGTGGTCTGGACCGGCGGCAACGTCTCCGGCCGCGTCCCCGGCGCCGACCTCTTCGTCATCAAGCCGTCGGGCGTCAGCTACGACGACCTGAGCCCTGAGAACATGATCCTCTGCGACCTCGACGGCAACGTGATCCCGGACACCCCGGGCTCCCGCAACGCCCCGTCGAGCGACACCGCGGCGCACGCCTACGTGTACCGCAACATGCCCGAGGTCGGCGGCGTGGTGCACACGCACTCCACCTACGCGGTGGCATGGGCGGCCCGCCGCGAGCCCATCCCGTGCGTCATCACGGCGATGGCGGACGAGTTCGGCGGCGAGATCCCCGTCGGCCCGTTCGCGATCATCGGCGACGACTCGATCGGTTGCGGCATCGTCGAGACGCTGACCGGCCACCGGTCGCGCGCCGTGCTCATGGCCGGCCACGGCCCCTTCACCATCGGCAAGGACGCGAAGGACGCCGTGAAGGCGGCCGTCATGGTCGAGGACGTGGCGCGCACCGTGCACATCTCCCGCCAGCTCGGCGAGCCCGCGCCCCTCCCGGCCGAGGCCGTCGACTCGCTGTTCGACCGCTACCAGAACGTCTACGGACAAGCACCCCAAGGAGCCCTGAAGTGA
- the araA gene encoding L-arabinose isomerase, translating into MTRITTSLDHYEVWFLTGSQNLYGEETLQQVAEQSQEIARQLEEASDVPVRVVWKPVLKDSDSIRRMALEANASDRTIGLIAWMHTFSPAKMWIQGLDALQKPFLHLHTQANVELPWSTIDMDFMNLNQAAHGDREFGYIQSRLGVTRKTVVGHVSTESVRASIGTWMRAAAGWAAVHELKVARFGDNMRNVAVTEGDKTEAELKFGVSVNTWGVNDLVERVDAATDAEVDALVDEYERLYDIAPELRRGAERHESLRYGAAIEVGLRSFLEEGGFGAFTTSFEDLGGLRQLPGLAVQRLMAEGYGFGAEGDWKTAVLIRAAKVMGAGLPGGASLMEDYTYHLVPGEEKILGAHMLEICPTLTTGRPSLEIHPLGIGGREDPVRLVFDTDPGPAVVVAMSDMRDRFRIVANVVEVVPLDEPLPNLPVARAVWKPAPDLATSAAAWLTAGAAHHTVMSTQVGVEVFEDFAEIARTELLVIDEDTTLKGFTKEVRWNQAYHRLAQGL; encoded by the coding sequence GTGACCCGCATCACCACGTCCCTCGACCACTACGAGGTCTGGTTCCTCACCGGGAGCCAGAACCTCTACGGCGAGGAGACGCTCCAGCAGGTCGCCGAGCAGTCGCAGGAGATCGCCCGGCAGCTCGAGGAGGCGTCGGACGTCCCCGTCCGCGTCGTGTGGAAGCCCGTCCTCAAGGACTCCGACAGCATCCGCCGCATGGCCCTCGAGGCCAACGCGAGCGACCGCACCATCGGCCTCATCGCGTGGATGCACACGTTCAGCCCCGCGAAGATGTGGATCCAGGGCCTCGACGCCCTGCAGAAGCCCTTCCTCCACCTGCACACGCAGGCCAACGTCGAGCTCCCGTGGAGCACCATCGACATGGACTTCATGAACCTCAACCAGGCCGCGCACGGCGACCGGGAGTTCGGCTACATCCAGTCGCGCCTCGGCGTCACCCGCAAGACGGTCGTCGGCCACGTGAGCACGGAGTCCGTCCGCGCGAGCATCGGCACGTGGATGCGCGCCGCCGCCGGCTGGGCCGCCGTGCACGAGCTCAAGGTCGCGCGCTTCGGCGACAACATGCGGAACGTCGCGGTCACCGAGGGCGACAAGACGGAGGCCGAGCTCAAGTTCGGCGTCTCGGTCAACACCTGGGGCGTCAACGACCTCGTCGAGCGCGTGGACGCGGCGACCGACGCCGAGGTCGACGCGCTGGTGGACGAGTACGAGCGCCTCTACGACATCGCCCCCGAGCTGCGGCGCGGCGCCGAGCGCCACGAGTCGCTCCGCTACGGCGCGGCCATCGAGGTGGGCCTGCGGTCCTTCCTGGAGGAGGGCGGCTTCGGCGCCTTCACCACGAGCTTCGAGGACCTCGGCGGCCTCCGCCAGCTCCCCGGCCTCGCCGTCCAGCGGCTCATGGCCGAGGGCTACGGCTTCGGCGCCGAGGGCGACTGGAAGACGGCCGTGCTGATCCGCGCGGCGAAGGTCATGGGCGCGGGGCTCCCGGGTGGCGCGAGCCTCATGGAGGACTACACGTACCACCTCGTCCCGGGCGAGGAGAAGATCCTGGGCGCGCACATGCTCGAGATCTGCCCGACGCTCACCACGGGCCGGCCGAGCCTCGAGATCCACCCGCTCGGCATCGGGGGCCGCGAGGACCCCGTGCGCCTCGTCTTCGACACCGACCCCGGCCCCGCGGTCGTCGTCGCCATGAGCGACATGCGCGACCGGTTCCGCATCGTCGCGAACGTCGTGGAGGTCGTGCCGCTCGACGAGCCGCTCCCGAACCTGCCCGTCGCCCGCGCCGTGTGGAAGCCCGCGCCGGACCTCGCGACGAGCGCCGCGGCCTGGCTCACGGCCGGCGCCGCCCACCACACGGTCATGAGCACGCAGGTCGGCGTCGAGGTCTTCGAGGACTTCGCCGAGATCGCGCGCACCGAGCTCCTCGTCATCGACGAGGACACGACCCTCAAGGGTTTCACCAAGGAAGTCCGCTGGAACCAGGCGTACCACCGCCTGGCCCAGGGCCTGTAA
- a CDS encoding GH1 family beta-glucosidase has product MTDASPTAAGTPGDPVDDRGAGLAFPPGFLFGSATAAYQIEGAADEDGRGASIWDTFSRTPGKVLGGDTGDVADDHYHRLESDLDLMQALGLEAYRFSIAWPRIQPTGRGPANPAGLAFYGRLVDGLVARGITPIATLYHWDLPQALEDEGGWTNRDTAYAFADYARIMGEALGDRVGTWTTLNEPWCSAYLGYAAGVHAPGRTDAEASFRAVHHLNLAHGLAVRALQEVVPADARFSITLNLHVIRGEGDTGPEAVRRVDGVGNRVFLGPLLHGEYPADVIEDTAAITDWSFVLPGDAELIRQPLDLLGVNYYNTSRVRMRDASSAGGGTSIHGDVAATPFPGTEDVEFLEQPGPYTAMGWNIEPQGLEDLLVSLHEEFPDLPLMVTENGAAFDDEVTVGDGGARAVHDAERIDYLSRHFAAAHRAIERGVDLRGYQVWSLLDNFEWAFGYSKRFGIVHVDYATQERTPKDSALWYARLIADRAIPAADARPERDVRPGA; this is encoded by the coding sequence ATGACCGACGCATCGCCCACCGCAGCCGGCACGCCCGGGGATCCCGTTGACGACCGGGGCGCGGGGCTCGCCTTCCCGCCCGGCTTCCTGTTCGGATCCGCCACCGCCGCGTACCAGATCGAGGGTGCCGCCGACGAGGACGGCCGGGGTGCCTCGATCTGGGACACGTTCAGCCGCACGCCGGGGAAGGTGCTGGGCGGCGACACGGGCGACGTCGCCGACGACCACTACCACCGGCTCGAGTCCGACCTCGACCTGATGCAGGCGCTCGGCCTCGAGGCGTACCGGTTCTCGATCGCGTGGCCGCGGATCCAGCCGACCGGGCGCGGCCCGGCGAACCCGGCGGGGCTCGCGTTCTACGGGCGGCTCGTCGACGGCCTGGTGGCCCGCGGCATCACGCCCATCGCGACGCTCTACCACTGGGACCTCCCGCAGGCGCTCGAGGACGAGGGCGGCTGGACGAACCGGGACACCGCGTACGCCTTCGCCGACTACGCCCGGATCATGGGCGAGGCGCTCGGCGACCGCGTCGGCACGTGGACCACGCTCAACGAGCCGTGGTGCTCGGCCTACCTCGGCTACGCGGCCGGCGTGCACGCGCCGGGCCGCACCGACGCCGAGGCGTCGTTCCGTGCCGTCCACCACCTCAACCTCGCGCACGGGCTCGCCGTCCGGGCGCTCCAGGAGGTCGTGCCGGCGGACGCGCGCTTCTCCATCACGCTCAACCTGCACGTGATCCGCGGCGAGGGCGACACGGGCCCCGAGGCCGTGCGCCGCGTCGACGGCGTCGGCAACCGCGTGTTCCTCGGCCCGCTGCTGCACGGGGAGTACCCCGCCGACGTGATCGAGGACACGGCGGCGATCACCGACTGGTCGTTCGTCCTCCCGGGCGACGCCGAGCTGATCCGCCAGCCGCTCGACCTGCTGGGCGTCAACTACTACAACACCAGCCGCGTGCGGATGCGGGACGCGTCCTCCGCGGGCGGCGGCACCTCCATCCACGGCGACGTCGCCGCGACGCCCTTCCCCGGCACGGAGGACGTCGAGTTCCTGGAGCAGCCGGGCCCGTACACGGCGATGGGCTGGAACATCGAGCCGCAGGGCCTCGAGGACCTCCTCGTGTCGCTGCACGAGGAGTTCCCCGACCTGCCGCTGATGGTCACGGAGAACGGCGCCGCCTTCGACGACGAGGTGACCGTGGGGGACGGCGGCGCGCGCGCCGTGCACGACGCCGAGCGGATCGACTACCTCAGCCGGCACTTCGCGGCCGCCCACCGCGCCATCGAGCGCGGCGTCGACCTCCGCGGCTACCAGGTGTGGTCGCTCCTCGACAACTTCGAGTGGGCCTTCGGGTACTCGAAGCGCTTCGGGATCGTGCACGTCGACTACGCCACGCAGGAGCGCACGCCCAAGGACAGCGCGCTCTGGTACGCCCGGCTCATCGCCGACCGCGCCATCCCCGCCGCCGACGCGCGCCCCGAGCGCGACGTGCGTCCCGGGGCGTGA
- a CDS encoding substrate-binding domain-containing protein, with the protein MKMKKVLVGIAATSIAVSLAACSSGGGGGRGGSAGGAEDNKGALVGVAMPTKTSERWVDDGNNVNDQLTKLGYKVDLQYANDKVQDQISQIETMLNKGAKALIVASIDGTALTQVLKTAADDGVKVIAYDRLINGTEDVDYYTTFDNQQVGVLQGNSLLQGLGLVDADGKATGSTEKKTIEIFAGSPDDNNATFFYEGAMSVLKPFLDSGQITVGSGQTEFSQVAIQQWKQEGAQARMENLLSGSYPGGAKPDGVLSPYDGLSRGIIQALTSAGVASDAMPIITGQDGEKASDKLILDGVQYSTIFKDTRLLGKEAVTMVDDLLTGGTPDAPDSYNNKVKDVPTKQFAPVTVTKDNLVEVIVDSGYYTQEEIDKGGE; encoded by the coding sequence GTGAAGATGAAGAAGGTCCTCGTCGGCATCGCCGCCACGAGCATCGCCGTCTCCCTCGCCGCCTGCTCCAGCGGCGGCGGCGGAGGCCGCGGCGGCAGCGCCGGCGGAGCCGAGGACAACAAGGGCGCCCTCGTCGGCGTCGCCATGCCCACCAAGACGAGCGAGCGCTGGGTCGACGACGGCAACAACGTCAACGACCAGCTCACCAAGCTCGGCTACAAGGTCGACCTGCAGTACGCGAACGACAAGGTGCAGGACCAGATCTCGCAGATCGAGACGATGCTGAACAAGGGCGCCAAGGCGCTCATCGTCGCGTCCATCGACGGCACCGCGCTGACCCAGGTCCTCAAGACCGCGGCCGACGACGGCGTCAAGGTCATCGCGTACGACCGCCTCATCAACGGCACCGAGGACGTCGACTACTACACGACGTTCGACAACCAGCAGGTCGGCGTGCTCCAGGGCAACTCGCTGCTCCAGGGCCTCGGCCTCGTGGACGCCGACGGCAAGGCGACCGGCAGCACCGAGAAGAAGACCATCGAGATCTTCGCGGGCAGCCCGGACGACAACAACGCCACGTTCTTCTACGAGGGTGCGATGAGCGTCCTCAAGCCGTTCCTCGACTCCGGCCAGATCACCGTCGGCTCCGGCCAGACGGAGTTCAGCCAGGTCGCGATCCAGCAGTGGAAGCAGGAGGGCGCGCAGGCCCGCATGGAGAACCTGCTCTCGGGCTCCTACCCCGGCGGCGCCAAGCCGGACGGCGTCCTGTCGCCGTACGACGGCCTGTCGCGCGGCATCATCCAGGCCCTGACCTCGGCCGGCGTCGCCAGCGACGCCATGCCGATCATCACCGGCCAGGACGGCGAGAAGGCGTCCGACAAGCTCATCCTCGACGGCGTCCAGTACTCGACGATCTTCAAGGACACGCGCCTGCTCGGCAAGGAGGCCGTCACGATGGTCGACGACCTGCTCACCGGCGGCACCCCGGACGCTCCCGACTCCTACAACAACAAGGTGAAGGACGTCCCGACCAAGCAGTTCGCCCCCGTGACCGTGACGAAGGACAACCTCGTCGAGGTCATCGTGGACAGCGGCTACTACACGCAGGAAGAGATCGACAAGGGCGGCGAGTAG
- the mmsB gene encoding multiple monosaccharide ABC transporter permease: MSSLSSVAGFLVSRLRQIGIFIALIAIVVLFQILTDGTLLEPRNVTSIVVQNAYILILAIGMVMIIIAGHIDLSVGSVVALIGAVSGVFAVNWGWPWWASILVSLVIGGLIGAWQGFWVAYVGIPAFIVTLAGMLTFRGLAQIVLENRPITPFPDEYVSVGAGFLPDPSGGTSYLEWVTVTLGVLAAVFLVAQQLRERRARVKLNLEDEPFAWFITKLATIAILVLGITYLLASYQGTPIVLVILAVLVLVYTAVMGRSIFGRHIYARGGNLNAAQLSGINTKRVDFLLFVNMGFLAALAGIAFTARSNSALPAAGNGFELDAIAAVFIGGAAVTGGIGTVTGAMVGGLIMGVLNNGMSLLGLGTEYQQLIKGLVLLLAVAFDVFNKSRGSKSAT; the protein is encoded by the coding sequence ATGTCCAGTCTCAGCAGTGTGGCGGGTTTCCTCGTCAGTCGCCTCAGGCAGATCGGCATCTTCATCGCGCTGATCGCGATCGTGGTGCTCTTCCAGATCCTCACCGACGGGACGCTCCTCGAGCCCCGCAACGTCACGAGCATCGTCGTCCAGAACGCCTACATCCTGATCCTCGCGATCGGCATGGTGATGATCATCATCGCTGGCCACATCGACCTGTCGGTCGGATCCGTGGTCGCGCTCATCGGCGCCGTCTCGGGCGTGTTCGCCGTGAACTGGGGCTGGCCGTGGTGGGCGTCCATCCTCGTCAGCCTCGTGATCGGCGGCCTCATCGGCGCCTGGCAGGGCTTCTGGGTGGCGTACGTCGGCATCCCCGCGTTCATCGTGACGCTCGCCGGCATGCTCACCTTCCGCGGCCTCGCGCAGATCGTGCTGGAGAACCGCCCGATCACGCCGTTCCCGGACGAGTACGTGTCGGTCGGCGCGGGCTTCCTGCCCGACCCCTCGGGCGGCACCTCCTACCTCGAGTGGGTCACGGTCACGCTCGGCGTCCTGGCCGCGGTCTTCCTCGTCGCGCAGCAGCTCCGCGAGCGTCGTGCCCGCGTGAAGCTGAACCTCGAGGACGAGCCCTTCGCCTGGTTCATCACGAAGCTCGCCACCATTGCGATCCTCGTGCTCGGCATCACGTACCTGCTCGCCAGCTACCAGGGCACCCCGATCGTGCTCGTGATCCTCGCGGTCCTCGTGCTCGTCTACACGGCGGTGATGGGCCGCAGCATCTTCGGCCGTCACATCTACGCCCGAGGCGGCAACCTGAACGCGGCGCAGCTGTCCGGCATCAACACGAAGCGCGTGGACTTCCTGCTCTTCGTGAACATGGGCTTCCTGGCCGCCCTCGCGGGCATCGCCTTCACGGCGCGCAGCAACTCGGCGCTCCCCGCGGCCGGCAACGGCTTCGAGCTCGACGCGATCGCCGCGGTGTTCATCGGCGGCGCGGCCGTCACGGGCGGCATCGGCACCGTCACCGGCGCGATGGTCGGTGGCCTGATCATGGGCGTGCTCAACAACGGCATGTCGCTGCTCGGCCTCGGCACGGAGTACCAGCAGCTCATCAAGGGCCTCGTGCTCCTGCTGGCCGTCGCGTTCGACGTGTTCAACAAGAGCCGCGGGTCCAAGTCCGCGACCTGA
- a CDS encoding MarR family winged helix-turn-helix transcriptional regulator, which yields MTDHDGALLDRDMGLLLAAASRAVISLYRPLLKPYHLTHPQYLVMLALHEEDPRRAGDLSDAVQLTPGTLSPLFKRLELLGYITRQRDQADERRLLIALTERGRGILPDLLRVAEQVHDDVVNRSGADSSAQARLRSMTDLLLDA from the coding sequence ATGACGGACCATGACGGAGCGCTGCTCGACCGCGACATGGGCCTGCTGCTCGCAGCGGCGTCCCGAGCGGTGATCTCGCTCTACCGGCCGTTGCTGAAGCCGTACCACCTCACGCATCCGCAGTACCTCGTGATGCTCGCCCTCCACGAGGAGGATCCCCGTCGCGCCGGCGACCTGAGCGACGCCGTGCAGCTGACGCCGGGCACGCTGTCCCCGCTGTTCAAGCGCCTCGAGCTCCTCGGCTACATCACGCGGCAGCGCGACCAGGCCGACGAGCGGCGCCTCCTCATCGCGCTGACGGAGCGCGGCCGCGGCATCCTGCCCGACCTCCTGCGCGTCGCCGAGCAGGTGCACGACGACGTCGTGAACCGCAGCGGCGCGGACTCGAGCGCCCAGGCCCGTCTGCGCAGCATGACCGACCTGCTGCTCGACGCCTGA
- the mmsA gene encoding multiple monosaccharide ABC transporter ATP-binding protein, translating to MANHILEMRGITKTFPGVKALQDVTLEVTRGTCHAICGENGAGKSTLMKVLSGVYPAGSYDGDIVLEDQVVKFSSIRDSEKSGVVIIHQELALSPFLSIAENIFLGNEISKGGFIDWNATNVEAAKLLARVGLSDNPATKIADIGVGKQQLVEIAKALSKEVKLLILDEPTAALNDEDSAHLLDLIKHLKGQGITSIIISHKLNEIKAIADAVTIIRDGKTIETLDLGRDAISEERIIKGMVGRDLQSRYPDRTPDIGEEVLRIEDWTVHHPQEHSRVVVDHANLDVRAGEVVGIAGLMGAGRTELAMSVFGRSYGANISGKLYKRGKEITARTVGEAIKNGLAYATEDRKHYGLNLIDDIKRNVSGAALDKLAKAGWVDANQEYVVADGYRKSMNIKAPSVGAITGKLSGGNQQKVVLSKWMFSDPDVLILDEPTRGIDVGAKYEIYTIINALAAQGKAVIVISSELPELLGICDRIYALSAGRITGQLPISEATPESLMTYMTKEKE from the coding sequence ATGGCCAACCACATTCTCGAGATGCGCGGCATCACCAAGACGTTCCCCGGCGTCAAGGCGTTGCAGGACGTCACCCTCGAGGTCACGCGCGGCACGTGCCACGCGATCTGCGGCGAGAACGGCGCGGGCAAGTCGACCCTGATGAAGGTCCTCTCGGGCGTCTACCCGGCCGGCTCCTACGACGGCGACATCGTGCTCGAGGACCAGGTCGTCAAGTTCTCCAGCATCCGCGACAGCGAGAAGTCGGGCGTGGTGATCATCCACCAGGAGCTCGCGCTGAGCCCCTTCCTCTCCATCGCGGAGAACATCTTCCTCGGCAACGAGATCTCCAAGGGCGGCTTCATCGACTGGAACGCCACCAACGTCGAGGCCGCGAAGCTCCTCGCCCGCGTCGGGCTGAGCGACAACCCGGCCACGAAGATCGCCGACATCGGCGTGGGCAAGCAGCAGCTCGTGGAGATCGCGAAGGCGCTCTCCAAGGAGGTGAAGCTCCTCATCCTCGACGAGCCCACCGCGGCGCTCAACGACGAGGACTCGGCCCACCTGCTCGACCTGATCAAGCACCTGAAGGGCCAGGGCATCACGAGCATCATCATCAGCCACAAGCTGAACGAGATCAAGGCGATCGCCGACGCCGTCACGATCATCCGCGACGGCAAGACCATCGAGACCCTCGACCTCGGGCGCGACGCCATCAGCGAGGAGCGGATCATCAAGGGCATGGTGGGCCGCGACCTCCAGAGCCGCTACCCCGACCGCACCCCCGACATCGGCGAGGAGGTGCTGCGCATCGAGGACTGGACGGTCCACCACCCGCAGGAGCATTCCCGCGTCGTCGTCGACCACGCGAACCTCGACGTCCGCGCGGGCGAGGTCGTCGGCATCGCCGGCCTCATGGGCGCCGGCCGCACCGAGCTCGCGATGAGCGTGTTCGGCCGCTCCTACGGCGCGAACATCTCCGGCAAGCTCTACAAGCGCGGCAAGGAGATCACCGCCCGCACGGTGGGGGAGGCCATCAAGAACGGCCTCGCGTACGCCACGGAGGACCGCAAGCACTACGGCCTGAACCTCATCGACGACATCAAGCGCAACGTCTCCGGCGCCGCGCTCGACAAGCTGGCCAAGGCCGGCTGGGTCGACGCGAACCAGGAGTACGTGGTGGCCGACGGCTACCGCAAGTCGATGAACATCAAGGCCCCGAGCGTGGGCGCCATCACCGGGAAGCTCTCCGGCGGCAACCAGCAGAAGGTCGTCCTCTCCAAGTGGATGTTCTCCGACCCCGACGTGCTCATCCTCGACGAGCCGACCCGCGGCATCGACGTCGGAGCCAAGTACGAGATCTACACGATCATCAACGCGCTCGCCGCGCAGGGGAAGGCCGTCATCGTCATCTCCAGCGAGCTGCCCGAGCTGCTCGGCATCTGCGACCGGATCTACGCCCTCTCCGCCGGGCGGATCACGGGCCAGCTCCCGATCTCCGAGGCGACCCCCGAGAGCCTCATGACCTACATGACCAAGGAAAAGGAATAG